In Glycine max cultivar Williams 82 chromosome 4, Glycine_max_v4.0, whole genome shotgun sequence, the genomic stretch TGTTGTTACAAGTTGCAAAATAAGTGACAGAATCGATTATTATTTCTATATCTATCTTACTAGAAAGAAAGAAGCAGAATATCTTAGCCTTGCTTTAATCTTCCGTATATATTGTTAGGGAATATATATCTCTATAGCAGTGAGAATTGGTATCTAATCCCCACCGCCACCACCAGACCAGATCAGGCAGTAAAAATTCAGAAGAAATTCTACTACTAATGTTGATAATACAATACGTAcaacataaaattgaaatggATCAAACTTAAATTAAGGTCATATATGCATAGACTCATATATAGGTTTATAAAGGTGAGTGGGAGGGGATCAAATCCGAATGAAAGGACTAGGGAAAGGGTACATATATACATGAACCCCCCGAGATTGGGAATCATTTTGTGTTTTGTGAGGGAAGGGAATCATATCATATCTTGTTGAATCCGTAAAAAAGTATTCGCCAACTTGCACAACCCCCCACTTTACTGACCCTTATTTAAGGAGCTAGAGCAACTATCTTTGCCCTTAAGCTCAAGTCACCACTCTCACAATCTTggttctttttcttctattcttGTGATACTTGCTTGCTTGTGTGTTCACTAATTATATAGCATGGGTTGGACACGGGAAGAGAATAGACGTTTTGAGGATGCTCTTGCGGTTCATGGGCCTAATGACCCTAATCGGTGGCAACATGTAGCCAACGCCGTGGGTGGAAAATCCGTACAAGAGGTGAAAATGCACTATGAGATCCTCCAGGAAGATGTCATTCGAATAGAGCGTGATCAAATCCCACTTCCCAGCTACAGAGGTGCTGCTATCAACATCAACGCAAGACAGAATATTGACAATGAGCAAAGGTAAATGCTTTCTATATATGCCACTGTGATCTAGGACAACAATCATAAAACttaatttgtaaatataaaCATGCATTACTTGTCATGTACAAGGTTTTAGTGGAGCAAAACAAGTACCAGCTAGCAACTTAATAGAATGTGAGTTATGTTATATACCGGTTATATGACATGGAAGTTATGTGTGTATACTTCCAAGTTTCAACGATTTTTGTGTTGTCTTCTATTGTTTCCCACATGTATTAGAGGAGGAAATCAGTAAAATCACGTTTATTGCATTAAAAGGTGTTTTGAAAGAGATATACCTTCTAAATTTGGGAGAACCCTTTGCATCTGCATTGCCAATTTCATTAGTCATCccgttttaaaataattctcaCTTTTCCAGTTTTATAGCTTTCACGATGATCACAACGTCATGTCCTCGGATATACATGCTATTTCTGGTTAGCTTACAGAGTAATTAACAGTTCAAGAAATTGTCATAGCAACACAATGCAACaaaccattattattattattattacaaacaGAGTCCACGTGAAATTTAGTCCATCAAGTTTCAAATCGCATGCACCTGAGATCTATTAGTTTGGATAATGTCCATCCTGGTGCTTATATTATTAACAATTATCAACCTGTCAATATGCTATTGGTAATAAAATCATTGGTTCATGCATCgacaatttattatctttttcccTCGGGGATAAATCACCTGTAATCATTGGATGTAGTTTTCTGGCACATTCacgtattttttcttcttttataaaatttaaatgtgtttcttttttctatttttaaaacccATACAAActctataaatgttttttaaatatttaacaataataaattatgtggGTTGACAATCTTgattaaaaaactatatatttttcatcatcataaatatataaaggTTTAAAATTcatcactaaaaaaaattcatctattttttatatttctaaaatttaaatgttattttttgtccAAAGTTAGGATACCTACATGTATGTTGTTCTAAAAAATgttagatttttaaattttttatataattttttttagtttttttaatcaaaattatcaaCACACACTTATTACTGTCAAGACAATGcttaaacaatatttaaaaagtttatgtaagttttaaaaataaaaaaaaaatcttcttataattttcttaaactttaagagagagatatatatatttttcaaaaaagaaaaaaaaacactgtaATTCTTTTAAATCTAGGAAAAAGGTATGTACTTGTAATTTTCTCATATGTACACATGTTAAAAGGCTGAATTTGTCCCATTCTTATTTCTGAATAAGCCTATTTTCTTAAGCAGGCGAATGAGGAATCTAAGTCTCCGGTGAGGCAAAGACTATTCGAACTGTGGAGTTGCTAGTTTCAACGAAGCCATGTGAAATTAATTATGTTAGTGTGCTCGCTGCCCTGTGTATCTCTTTTCCTGTTATATTCACAATTGTAATTTGCAAGAAATATCATGTAATGTAactttgtcaaaaaaaataatttgcgtGTAGTACTGTGCTGGCACCATCCTAGACAATTATCAATGTAATGCAACTTCTCaaagttttatttaatgattttaattattaaacacTTGTTCGTCGTTTTATTTTACGTTTTTAGCTGCAAGTTAAAGACTCAAGTTTAAACAAAGTACTTACTGAACACACCTCCATTACAATATGTATCCAGtgagaaaaaatgaatttcttgCCTATTAGTAAAGTTCATCTATCATGCATGTGTCTTGGTTCTGCTCGCAAATTATTGATGATTTGATCCACCAAAACCTACtggcatataaatatatatatatatatatatatatatatatatattcatttcaaAAGAAACACACACAAAGATTTATAGATGTGAGAACTCatccaaatttcaaatataGAGTTTATAGTAAGTAAAGTTTTCTAGCTGTAAACATAACACTTAActttgttatattattattattttcaattcctCATTTATATAAATACCCATCTCCTCCTATCTGATTATATAACTGTTTTTTCAAATGCAATGCTTCTAGTGAAAATTtgacataaatatttttgaataatttttaaaaaaagtataatctagcatttttttcccttaaaaCACTAACTAACCGTTCTTATTTAACTTTAATGTCACATGTAGCTTAGTTAAACTCTGcactactaaaaataatattgaggGCGAGGCAACAGTAACCAACACCAACTGATGGCTAAATACAACTAGTTAAGCCGCAAAAGAAGGGTATGCAATAGCAGCGTAAGCGCTGATTTGTTGACAAACTAAAATCCTACCCTTAGAAAAGAAAACGGAAAACTTTATTTCCAAAGATAACAAAACAGTAGGCAAGGGAGTCGGGTATTTAACACCTGTACGAACCCCCCATTATCTGCAACCAAAACAGGTTGTTGCATATATAAAATACCGGATTCCAATAAAACAAAGTTGCATTTTGTTGCCACCCTTGGTTCACAAAATTGTCAAGGTGTTTCTTTTTGTGCAAAATCCTTGATTCCGGGGAAAGGGAATAAGGAAAATGGCGAAGATATCATTTGTTTTTATGCTGTTGGCTCTGCCATTATGTTTAGTTTTGGGCCAAGAAGATTGGGAGGATCTTCTGGGCCAAGGAGGATTCTCTCAAGATGCTTTGAACAAGGCCCAGGCAGCTTTAGGTGCTGCTTCTGCCCAAGCAGCTGTCAATGATTATTTTGGACTTGACGACTCTCCTCCGGAAGCCGCGCATGGAGAACAATCATCCTTGGCTGACTTTTTAGACGCCGACAAGTAagatcaaaaccattctctctctttgttttcaaatttttaatattaaaatagaaagGTAAAACaatttggcttttttttttttttgccttactTATCTTTGATCATTCCTAAAATGAgagaaattattagataatCATGTATCACACTACATGAGTATACTTtccattaattttcatttaatacatAAAGGAGAATTATCAATTGGGAATGAATTTAGCCTAATGGGTTGATCTCTTACAACATGCATGACAAATTAAGGTTCAAATCCCATTGGAAGACGTACTTACATTTAATTTCTaacaatgttttaaataaaattacttctAAAGGAGGATAAATGtaaccataaaaataaataaatgaaagctTTTGAGTCCATAAGAGAAACTATTAAAActtgattacatgtctggtaAAAATTGGGCAAAGCAATAATAATTTGACAACTTGTAATATTTCCCCCCAAAATGTGTAGTATAACTTGTAATTCCAAGATATGTAGTGTTTGAATGTCCTCCCTtctaaaaggtaaaaaaaatagtatttattactttttttatgaaatgaaaaGACATTGTCTTAAATTGTGTGTGACTTGACTTAATTTTATACTAACTGTGGGTGGTTAATTATTGTTGTGACAATTAGTAGTACAAGTAACGACAAAGGAGCTTCACCCACAGGGTCAACAACAGTAGAAGCACCAGAAGATTCACCTGTAGACGACGTTGATGAATCCGATGATTCTTTCTCACCTGCAGGGGCACCACTAAATTGGCCCAAT encodes the following:
- the LOC100789698 gene encoding protein RADIALIS-like 6 produces the protein MGWTREENRRFEDALAVHGPNDPNRWQHVANAVGGKSVQEVKMHYEILQEDVIRIERDQIPLPSYRGAAININARQNIDNEQRRMRNLSLR